The genomic region ACCCTAGCTGACATGGATTTAACTTTCACAGTCCTTAAGGTAGATATCTAATAAACTGACTCAGAATGCTTTCATCAAAGTTTACACATAGTTTCTTTGGGTAAACGTCGTCAACCTTTCAGTTGTTGCTATTCAATGTTTCTGGTGACTTGGTAACAGGGTGTAAGGCCATCACTTTACAAAATTACAATTGAAAGTTTAATTTGATATCTATGTATAATAGAAACCCAAAAAGTTAGATACATTCAGTAGAACTATGTGTAAAGTTTGATACATTTTTAATCACTTAACCCTTTATATTATCATATGCAGTTAAATTAAATGCGAGTATGTGACACTAACGTTTGGTTTATATATCAGGAAACTGATATAGGAAGGCATGTTAATCGACTTAGAAAACACCCGTCAAACGATGTTAGAAGATTGGTGAAGCAATTGGTGAGGTTAGTGACGCTTGCATATTTTGTTTAAACTTTATTGCTCTTGTGTAGATTTGTTTTTGAGCTTGTTTTTTCTGGTTGTCATAGTAAATGGAAAGATTTGGTGGATGAGTGGGTTGGGGCAAATAACGGTGCCTCTGCACCCTCTGCTCTCACAGGTAACGCCTTTGGTGttttgtttaatattatattatgagATCGTAGCCTTCTATCAATGTGTTTTTTCTTATTTTGTTCTAATTGATTGGTGTTTCCTACAGTAGACGGGGATTCGCCTGTGGTGCAGAATGTACCAAGGAGTGCCCAGAATGGTTATCACCAGGTGAGACTTTGAATATGAATGATCAAAAGATGAATTTCAAGTGTTGCTAAGATTTTTTAACAAATGAAGTTGTGTGTATTTAGGGGCCTGATTTCGGCTACTCTCCTAACCCACACAGTTAAGTATCGAATTTGGTTAAAACAATCATCTAATTCCTTTCCATATTTAATAGTATGTTTCGCAGTGATTTTTGATTCATTATTATTTACATTATATTGTAAACTGTAGATGGGAGTTCGGGTTCTGAACCAGAGCAGCAAAGGCCAAAAGCAGTAGTTTCAAAGAAACCAATAATACCATCAAGACCTGCACCCCAATCTCGTCCTGCCATGATTGCATCTGCTGCCTCTGCTCCTCCTCCAAACGTATACCCCCTCATCTTGAGATGTTTTGGTGTTATAAAAGTTACATTGAAAATTGATTTTTGAGTGAATGGTTTTGACAGAGAGCAAACCGGGATCAAAACATTGAAACTGACAGGCTGGCTTCAGCCAGGAAACGGCTTCATGAGAACTATCAAGAAGCCCAAAATGGTTAGGAGAATGATTAGAAGTTTTTTGATTTATATTATATGTGTGCCAAATTTTGACCAACTGTTTATTTGGTTGTGGTGTTTAGCCAAAAAGCAAAGGACTATACAAGTGATGGACATTCATGAAATACCCAAGCCTAGGAATGGTTTTATTGCCAAAAATAAAAGCAACTTTCAGGGGAGGAATCatcatagatgatgatgatgatgatatattcaCGAAGCTGTCCTGATTCATCTTGACTGACAGGGTTTCCCAGAAATCTGTGTATCCCGGTGACACACGTTTGCTTATtcgatttcttcttcttcttcttcttctataaAATTAAATTATTCTCATTGCATATAGTACTTATTTGTTATATACTACGAGTGATTGTTTATTGGCCATTGGGATACCATTTATCTTACCAAGTAAGTAATTTGCAGTTGCATGCTTTTTTTTTCATCTGAGTCACCCTAGTGCCGATAGCCTTTATGAGTCATTCAGACCACAAGTATCCGAGTCACCCTACTGCCGATTAGCCTTTATGAGTCATCTGAGTCTCACTTATTTGACTTGAGCCTAAACCAGCTCGAGCATGAGCTCGAACTTATTTTAAGGATCGATTACTAAACGAGCTCGAGCTTCTTATATCGAGCTCGAACAATCTCACGAGCCTAAACGAgctattcacacacacacacacacacacacacacacacacacacacacacacacacacacacacacacacacatatatatatatatatagggcatgatcaatggagaagtaaccaatcgggggagcggtgggaagcaattttttttttttcgtttttcgaaaaaactttgttcacgaacattatagattggatgaaaatatgaacatttaaaaaagacacttcgtgatgaatgttattattttggcggagaaacgatcgacaaaaataacattcaagataatattgttcgtgaagaatgttaacttttttttttattggcgacttaactgactcttagagcctaaattaaattccaggcaggagTTAAAAccaatggaaatttgattctaccattttcatatcgtctaattatttttattttattatttttatttctttttaaactttttcctacttaaaggccgtaggtcctctcggaagcaatctctttatccgtcgaatagagagggatgactttctctacttttgagagtgtttcactctgggtgaagaaatgacttgtctttattctcggataggggaaggattgtctacatctcacctcccccatacaccacttatgtggtattgggttttgttgttgttgttgttgttgttgttgttgttgttgttgttgttgttgttgttagtgtttagggtttagggtttggtgttttgggtttattccataaacccaaaaccctaaatcctaaactctaaaccgtccgtgttaaaaactcaatctaaatcctaaatctaaaccctaaatctaaaccctaaaccctaaatttctaaaccataatatctaaaccctataaaccctaatatctaaaacctcaacatacgctcgaaaaacacgataattgttatatattacttcttcgagcgtttttccgccaaaataataacatttatcacaaagtgtctttattaaatgttcatattttcatcaaatctataatgttcgcgaacaaatatttttcaaaaaacgaaaagaaaaaaaaaagatttggttccccccgcttccccccgattggttacttcctcattgatcctgccctatatatatatatatatatatatatatataggggcaggatcaatggggaagtaaccaatcggggggaagcaaaaaaaaaattttttcgtttttttttttttttggaatttttttttccggcatcaaaatcacacgaaaatatgaacatttagaaaagacacttcgtgatgaatgttattatttaggcaggaaaagatcgacaaaaataacattcaagataatattgttcgtgaagaatgtgaacgtttttttcttcttcatgttttgtgaagtaaaatttagcccgatttagagtttagggtttggtgttttgggtttattccataagcccaaaacaccaaaccctaaagctaaaccgttcgtgttaaaaactcaatctaaatcctaaatataaaccctaaatctaaaccctaaaccctaaatttctaaacactaatatctaaaccctaatatctaaaccctataaacctaatatctaaaccctaatagctaaaacttcaacatacgctcgaaaaacacgataattgttatatattacttcttcgtgcgttttctcgccaaaataaaaacatttatcacaaagtgtctttattaaatgttcatattttcatcccatctataatgttcgtgaacagttttttc from Rutidosis leptorrhynchoides isolate AG116_Rl617_1_P2 chromosome 9, CSIRO_AGI_Rlap_v1, whole genome shotgun sequence harbors:
- the LOC139866493 gene encoding probable mediator of RNA polymerase II transcription subunit 26c isoform X1, translating into MDLDEFRLILSNSNANVWEIIDAAIALASTDYPGELKIRRDAIVQRLYTPPQLQSKVTTLDNGGDESPLTPHSLPRGDDDDNDNDEPDPYGGLFDDEQTKILEIKEQLEDPHQSDDAVVELLETLADMDLTFTVLKETDIGRHVNRLRKHPSNDVRRLVKQLVSKWKDLVDEWVGANNGASAPSALTVDGDSPVVQNVPRSAQNGYHQGPDFGYSPNPHNGSSGSEPEQQRPKAVVSKKPIIPSRPAPQSRPAMIASAASAPPPNRANRDQNIETDRLASARKRLHENYQEAQNAKKQRTIQVMDIHEIPKPRNGFIAKNKSNFQGRNHHR
- the LOC139866493 gene encoding probable mediator of RNA polymerase II transcription subunit 26c isoform X2, with the protein product MDLDEFRLILSNSNANVWEIIDAAIALASTDYPGELKIRRDAIVQRLYTPPQLQSKVTTLDNGGDESPLTPHSLPRGDDDDNDNDEPDPYGGLFDDEQTKILEIKEQLEDPHQSDDAVVELLETLADMDLTFTVLKETDIGRHVNRLRKHPSNDVRRLVKQLVSKWKDLVDEWVGANNGASAPSALTDGDSPVVQNVPRSAQNGYHQGPDFGYSPNPHNGSSGSEPEQQRPKAVVSKKPIIPSRPAPQSRPAMIASAASAPPPNRANRDQNIETDRLASARKRLHENYQEAQNAKKQRTIQVMDIHEIPKPRNGFIAKNKSNFQGRNHHR